One genomic window of Quercus lobata isolate SW786 chromosome 9, ValleyOak3.0 Primary Assembly, whole genome shotgun sequence includes the following:
- the LOC115959185 gene encoding uncharacterized protein LOC115959185 has translation MWCKINSNPPVLWKFPTQKPKLGPKIITFSSSSNNQKQQELGSTTAVTLAQVPESNDYSVKFKTLGGCKLGISRYPDFEYDAEGGSGTGSGTKVPDSELNDVISVSFAIKTLYIPPLTSKTTKFLGLPLPPFLKIDIVPESFQGSIDRESGKVDLEFLANFWFSAGSIYRAPPLLVKTVLTSEESNGTIRSGRGKRLDKEGKCRLVGVATVDPIDDFLMNTFLGLPTECLANLNAVISISNSS, from the exons ATGTGGTGTAAAATAAACTCAAACCCTCCAGTTCTTTGGAAATTTCCCACACAAAAACCAAAGCTTGGACCAAAAATTATCAccttctcttcctcttctaacaaccaaaaacaacaaGAACTTGGTTCCACCACTGCAGTTACTCTAGCCCAAGTCCCAGAAAGTAATGATTACAGTGTTAAGTTCAAGACTCTTGGAGGTTGCAAGCTTGGCATTTCAAGGTATCCTGATTTTGAGTATGATGCTGAAGGTGGTTCAGGAACTGGGTCCGGTACAAAGGTCCCAGATAGTGAGTTAAATGATGTAATTTCAGTTTCATTTGCCATCAAAACACTTTACATACCACCATTGACAAGTAAAACAACTAAGTTCTTGGGTTTACCATTGCCACCATTTCTAAAGATTGATATTGTCCCAGAATCCTTTCAAGGGAGCATTGACCGAGAATCTGGCAAG GTTGATCTTGAATTCTTGGCTAATTTCTGGTTTTCTGCTGGGAGTATATATAGAGCTCCACCACTGCTGGTTAAGACAGTTTTGACATCTGAGGAGTCAAATGGAACTATAAGAAGTGGAAGAGGAAAGAGGTTAGACAAAGAAGGCAAGTGCAGATTAGTTGGGGTGGCAACTGTTGATCCTATTGATGATTTCCTAATGAATACATTCCTTGGCCTTCCTACTGAATGTCTTGCCAACCTGAATGCTGTAATCTCCATTTCTAATTCTTCTTAA
- the LOC115959184 gene encoding ABC transporter B family member 28 isoform X1, translated as MASATLSFSPTRTPTRVRTRATALNPKLSFTFLHQSHPFPPFPLTTTTTLLPKKKTSSISFAYVSAPASDPGVSEPEPRIDGSGPLTEKDRAPAPNPISWGLLWTLLSRHKLRLAISVFALVGCTTCTLSMPIFSGRFFEVLIGARPEPLWRLLSKVGVLYALEPILTVIFVINLNTVWEKVMSKLRAHIFRRVLIQKVEFFDRYKVGELTGLLTSDLGSLKDVVSENISRDRGFRALSEVTGTICILFTLSPQLAPILGLLMLTVSVSVAVYKRSTVPVFKAHGLAQALISDCVTETFSAIRTVRSFGGEKHQMSMFGRQVLSYQATGIKLGTFKSINESLTRIAVYISLMALYCLGGSKVKAGELSVGIVASFIGYTFTLTFAVQGLVNTFGDLRGTFAAVERINSVLSEIEVDEALAYGVEREMQQKELHGDNYKLFFINDYDEKILSRNMHYMSALKSASNVCSLAWSGDVCLEDVHFSYPLRPDVEILNGLNLTLKCGTVTALVGPSGAGKSTIVQLLARFYEPTRGRITVAEDDLRTFDKSEWARVVSIVNQEPVLFSVSVGENIAYGLPDDNVSKDDVIKAAKAANAHEFIISLPQGYDTLVGERGGLLSGGQRQRVAIARALLKNAPILILDEATSALDAVSERLVQDALNHLMKSRTTLVIAHRLSTVQNAHQIALCSDGRIAELGTHFELLAKGGQYASLVGTQRLAFE; from the exons ATGGCCTCTGCAACTCTCTCCTTCTCCCCCACTCGCACTCCCACTCGCGTCCGCACACGCGCAACCGCACTCAATCCCAAACTCTCCTTTACTTTTCTCCACCAATCACACCCTTTCCCGCCATTCCCACtcacaacaaccacaacactACTGCCCAAGAAGAAGACGAGCTCAATTTCGTTTGCTTACGTGTCCGCACCCGCTTCCGACCCGGGTGTCAGCGAGCCCGAGCCCAGAATCGACGGGTCGGGTCCACTGACCGAAAAAGACCGGGCACCGGCGCCGAATCCGATAAGCTGGGGGCTATTGTGGACTCTGTTGAGTAGGCACAAGCTGAGGCTCGCGATTTCGGTTTTCGCTCTCGTTGGCTGCACCACTTGTACTCTCTCTATGCCCATATTTTCAG GTAGATTCTTTGAAGTACTTATCGGAGCTAGACCAGAGCCATTGTGGAGGCTGCTCAGTAAAGTGGGAGTTTTGTATGCACTGGAGCCAATTCTAACcgttatttttgttataaacttGAATACTGTATGGGAGAAGGTTATGTCAAAACTGAGAGCCCATATTTTCAGAAGGGTGTTGATTCAGAAG GTCGAGTTTTTTGACCGATACAAG GTAGGTGAACTTACTGGGTTGCTAACATCTGATTTGGGTTCTCTTAAAGATGTTGTGAGTGAGAACATTTCAAGGGATCGTGGATTCAGGGCACTTTCTGAG GTCACTGGGACAATATGCATACTATTTACGTTGTCCCCTCAACTTGCACCTATTTTGGGCCTTCTGATGCTTACTGTGTCTGTTTCAGTTG CTGTGTACAAGCGATCAACTGTGCCCGTTTTTAAAGCTCATGGGTTGGCCCAGGCATTGATATCTGATTGTGTGACAGAAACATTTTCTGCTATTCGTACT GTAAGATCCTTTGGTGGTGAAAAGCATCAAATGTCAATGTTTGGTAGACAA gttctttcttatcaagctaCTGGCATAAAGCTTGGGACTTTTAAATCCATAAATGAATCTTTGACAAGAATTGCTGTTTATATTTCTCTAATGGCCTTATATTGTCTTGGAGGAAGCAAAGTGAAAGCG GGTGAGCTCTCTGTTGGAATTGTGGCTTCTTTTATTGGGTATACTTTCACATTAACATTCGCT GTTCAAGGGCTCGTGAACACATTTGGAGATCTTCGTGGAACTTTTGCTGCTGTTGAGAGAATCAACTCTGTTTTATCTGAGATTGAAGTTGATGAAGCCCTTGCATATGGTGTAGAAAGAGAAATGCAGCAAAAAGAATTGCATGGTGACAATTATAAATTGTTCTTCATCAACGATTACGATGAGAAAATCCTCTCTAGGAATATGCATTATATGTCAGCCTTGAAATCAGCTAGCAACGTGTGTAGCTTAGCTTGGTCTGGTGATGTTTGTCTTGAAG ATGTGCACTTCTCTTATCCTTTGAGACCTGATGTGGAAATCCTAAATGGTCTAAATTTAACTCTCAAATGTGGAACCGTAACAGCTCTAGTGGGCCCCAGTGGTGCAGGAAAAAGTACAATAGTACAGCTATTGGCACGTTTTTATgag CCAACCAGAGGTCGTATTACAGTTGCAGAAGATGATCTTCGAACATTTGACAAGAGTGAATGGGCACGGGTTGTCTCTATAGTGAATCAG GAGCCTGTTCTTTTTTCGGTATCTGTTGGAGAAAATATTGCATATGGGCTTCCAGATGATAATGTATCCAAGGATGATGTGATAAAGGCAGCCAAAGCAGCAAATGCTCATGAATTCATAATTTCACTGCCACAG gGTTATGACACACTTGTTGGCGAGCGTGGAGGCCTACTGAGTGGAGGCCAGAGACAG AGAGTTGCTATTGCTAGAGCTCTGCTAAAGAATGCCCCAATCCTGATACTTGATGAG GCTACTAGTGCCTTGGATGCAGTCAGTGAGCGTTTGGTCCAGGATGCTCTGAACCATCTGATGAAAAGCAGGACAACATTGGTGATTGCTCACCGATTAAGCACAGTTCAAAATGCCCATCAAATTGCACTCTGTTCTGATGGGAGGATTGCAGAACTTGGTACCCACTTCGAATTATTGGCAAAGGGGGGTCAATACGCTTCATTGGTTGGCACTCAAAGGCTGGCATTTGAGTGA
- the LOC115959184 gene encoding ABC transporter B family member 28 isoform X2: protein MSKLRAHIFRRVLIQKVEFFDRYKVGELTGLLTSDLGSLKDVVSENISRDRGFRALSEVTGTICILFTLSPQLAPILGLLMLTVSVSVAVYKRSTVPVFKAHGLAQALISDCVTETFSAIRTVRSFGGEKHQMSMFGRQVLSYQATGIKLGTFKSINESLTRIAVYISLMALYCLGGSKVKAGELSVGIVASFIGYTFTLTFAVQGLVNTFGDLRGTFAAVERINSVLSEIEVDEALAYGVEREMQQKELHGDNYKLFFINDYDEKILSRNMHYMSALKSASNVCSLAWSGDVCLEDVHFSYPLRPDVEILNGLNLTLKCGTVTALVGPSGAGKSTIVQLLARFYEPTRGRITVAEDDLRTFDKSEWARVVSIVNQEPVLFSVSVGENIAYGLPDDNVSKDDVIKAAKAANAHEFIISLPQGYDTLVGERGGLLSGGQRQRVAIARALLKNAPILILDEATSALDAVSERLVQDALNHLMKSRTTLVIAHRLSTVQNAHQIALCSDGRIAELGTHFELLAKGGQYASLVGTQRLAFE from the exons ATGTCAAAACTGAGAGCCCATATTTTCAGAAGGGTGTTGATTCAGAAG GTCGAGTTTTTTGACCGATACAAG GTAGGTGAACTTACTGGGTTGCTAACATCTGATTTGGGTTCTCTTAAAGATGTTGTGAGTGAGAACATTTCAAGGGATCGTGGATTCAGGGCACTTTCTGAG GTCACTGGGACAATATGCATACTATTTACGTTGTCCCCTCAACTTGCACCTATTTTGGGCCTTCTGATGCTTACTGTGTCTGTTTCAGTTG CTGTGTACAAGCGATCAACTGTGCCCGTTTTTAAAGCTCATGGGTTGGCCCAGGCATTGATATCTGATTGTGTGACAGAAACATTTTCTGCTATTCGTACT GTAAGATCCTTTGGTGGTGAAAAGCATCAAATGTCAATGTTTGGTAGACAA gttctttcttatcaagctaCTGGCATAAAGCTTGGGACTTTTAAATCCATAAATGAATCTTTGACAAGAATTGCTGTTTATATTTCTCTAATGGCCTTATATTGTCTTGGAGGAAGCAAAGTGAAAGCG GGTGAGCTCTCTGTTGGAATTGTGGCTTCTTTTATTGGGTATACTTTCACATTAACATTCGCT GTTCAAGGGCTCGTGAACACATTTGGAGATCTTCGTGGAACTTTTGCTGCTGTTGAGAGAATCAACTCTGTTTTATCTGAGATTGAAGTTGATGAAGCCCTTGCATATGGTGTAGAAAGAGAAATGCAGCAAAAAGAATTGCATGGTGACAATTATAAATTGTTCTTCATCAACGATTACGATGAGAAAATCCTCTCTAGGAATATGCATTATATGTCAGCCTTGAAATCAGCTAGCAACGTGTGTAGCTTAGCTTGGTCTGGTGATGTTTGTCTTGAAG ATGTGCACTTCTCTTATCCTTTGAGACCTGATGTGGAAATCCTAAATGGTCTAAATTTAACTCTCAAATGTGGAACCGTAACAGCTCTAGTGGGCCCCAGTGGTGCAGGAAAAAGTACAATAGTACAGCTATTGGCACGTTTTTATgag CCAACCAGAGGTCGTATTACAGTTGCAGAAGATGATCTTCGAACATTTGACAAGAGTGAATGGGCACGGGTTGTCTCTATAGTGAATCAG GAGCCTGTTCTTTTTTCGGTATCTGTTGGAGAAAATATTGCATATGGGCTTCCAGATGATAATGTATCCAAGGATGATGTGATAAAGGCAGCCAAAGCAGCAAATGCTCATGAATTCATAATTTCACTGCCACAG gGTTATGACACACTTGTTGGCGAGCGTGGAGGCCTACTGAGTGGAGGCCAGAGACAG AGAGTTGCTATTGCTAGAGCTCTGCTAAAGAATGCCCCAATCCTGATACTTGATGAG GCTACTAGTGCCTTGGATGCAGTCAGTGAGCGTTTGGTCCAGGATGCTCTGAACCATCTGATGAAAAGCAGGACAACATTGGTGATTGCTCACCGATTAAGCACAGTTCAAAATGCCCATCAAATTGCACTCTGTTCTGATGGGAGGATTGCAGAACTTGGTACCCACTTCGAATTATTGGCAAAGGGGGGTCAATACGCTTCATTGGTTGGCACTCAAAGGCTGGCATTTGAGTGA